In Streptomyces violaceusniger Tu 4113, one DNA window encodes the following:
- a CDS encoding SAV_2336 N-terminal domain-related protein — protein sequence MSRGDAGRGGTGQGGAGRDDAEPSDAGQGGAGQGGTEPSDANPSDTEQDCAKPSGAGQDCAKPSDTEPSDTEQDRAKPSDAEQDRAGQDGTEPSDAGQDRAKPSGAVQDRAGQDGTERLGRLDEAMVVLASSGLELSREELLDALWLAGRLPEDGVEWAPLARAVTGGGTALPATRPETARPPATASPAASAQPTPEPTAPARTPEAEGPGAQPSAPAKGRPDDPPDQPRPHPRGDQRLRGLYGGSQGPGTDGAPDARRALPLRVPEDKALRQELSIGRALRPLKQHRPNPLKREFDEAATATALAETGLPDVVTRPARERWLDLALVIDDGMSMLLWRRLAVELRTVLQRSGAFRVVRVLGLHTRGTDAPALRARPYAPDAPRLPTTALSDPSGHTLVLVVSDGVGAAWRDGRMGRVLARWAGVGPTAVVHALPPRLWEGSGIRARRWQVRTRRPGSANTDWTVADPVLPAALARFEGVPVPVLEPDAGPLADWARLIASASGTAVLPLLDPGRGGPRPTPAATSPGPAAAPTPADELSRVQRFRDAASPEAYRLAAHLAAVAPLPVPVMRMVQKAVDGRTDTGRLAEVFLGGLMHPVEPPASAGPDPLPPEHRPFAFADAAQRALLGAVPLSELVATSRLIGQRLEQLAGRSPDFPAWLADTRGTDRLPAGARPFSALERRLATRLGAPSLPSAFATPTAAQEWRRPEPGDPPTLGPYRLTMAGPPGARVNPFLGQDAYGAEAIVRIARHLRGQQAADLLGVEAEALRRMDGRYSRRLLRTGLGDDVPWLAEEAFIGDRLDYILRGDAEGWDHRLDVLRGDAERWDDRLDEATRTDPGRWDGRTALGLARQVADAVRLSEEAGMVHGDLTISTVHVAGADILLTGWSSASIDGVPSPALGGDRPPTPEDNVRALGDILVSLGGGAPTRRPAPGLYFMPRWSSAAWEPLRALVMSCRERPHGHTAHEVWEFLTHFRPEAGAPEPRARRPRTERPIVCAQCGSPLAPDDRFCDTCGSDVLTAPPSSAPPDSVRASRPEPESGLPSINAYRAYRRLGGSRGEGVYLARRPGASNDVVIRIAPGGTAQGSGRRLRAEADALRRMAGHYAPRLFVDASSLNPPGLVVECVRLPDGSPAPPLSSLMGRRPDGSPRLDAVHAATIGLRIAEAVNMCSLKGVVPGPLTADTVLVTDSTVKLIGWTEASVGDRLQGAPTTPDSVYALGQILRTLSDTQPTGELIRTMDLWRNPQLLSTISACLDDRPSRRPSAGRVADVFVQCLTTMPTFGHETLYELESTDAQLPTDAQLPDDSPPDTSVPGSQVPLPEQPEAPPARAARPSRLTTILRNAGFGRSARRQRKRKVILRDLTVCHRIAVISHPIGVGRTATTLALGAIFATEREEQVLAVDAILGGRGLTRRVRHETRATIRDLAHSDPFPDDHASLEQFTTQKPSGLEILAGDYDQRSLGTPRVPVTNEEYRRVIGALSRHYSIILADSDAGASRTGMRGVLDLADQLIIVTTPSAELTNSAHTILDRLAEDGHGDLARNAITVISTSHETSQPDPREDPVTEFRARCRDVVVVPYDDHVAAGREIDLEQLAPRTFDAYLDLAALVAEGFPGART from the coding sequence ATGAGCCGGGGGGACGCTGGGCGGGGCGGCACGGGGCAGGGCGGTGCCGGGCGGGACGACGCCGAGCCGAGCGACGCCGGGCAGGGGGGCGCCGGGCAGGGCGGCACCGAGCCGAGCGACGCCAATCCGAGCGACACCGAGCAAGACTGCGCCAAGCCGAGCGGCGCCGGGCAAGACTGCGCCAAGCCGAGCGACACCGAGCCGAGCGACACCGAGCAAGACCGCGCCAAGCCGAGCGACGCCGAGCAAGACCGCGCAGGGCAGGACGGCACCGAGCCGAGCGACGCCGGACAAGACCGCGCCAAGCCGAGCGGTGCAGTGCAAGACCGCGCAGGGCAGGACGGCACCGAGCGGTTGGGGCGGCTCGACGAGGCGATGGTGGTCCTCGCCTCCAGCGGTCTCGAACTGTCCAGGGAGGAGCTGCTCGACGCGCTCTGGCTGGCCGGCCGGCTGCCCGAGGACGGCGTGGAGTGGGCACCCCTGGCCCGCGCGGTGACAGGTGGCGGGACGGCGCTGCCCGCCACGCGCCCCGAGACCGCCCGTCCCCCCGCCACGGCCTCCCCGGCCGCGTCCGCCCAGCCGACCCCCGAGCCGACCGCCCCCGCCCGTACCCCCGAAGCCGAGGGCCCCGGCGCCCAGCCGTCCGCCCCCGCGAAGGGGCGCCCGGACGACCCGCCGGACCAGCCCCGCCCCCACCCCCGTGGCGATCAGCGGCTGCGCGGCCTGTACGGCGGAAGCCAGGGCCCCGGTACGGATGGGGCGCCCGACGCGCGGCGCGCACTGCCGCTGCGCGTGCCCGAGGACAAGGCGCTGCGCCAGGAGCTGTCCATCGGCCGTGCCCTGCGCCCGCTGAAACAGCACCGCCCCAATCCGCTCAAGCGGGAGTTCGACGAGGCCGCCACCGCCACCGCGCTCGCCGAGACCGGTCTGCCGGACGTGGTGACCCGCCCCGCCCGCGAGCGCTGGCTCGATCTCGCGCTCGTCATCGACGACGGGATGTCGATGCTGCTGTGGCGGCGGCTCGCCGTCGAACTGCGCACGGTGCTGCAGCGCTCGGGCGCGTTCCGCGTCGTACGCGTCCTCGGGCTGCATACGCGCGGCACCGACGCCCCCGCGCTGCGCGCCCGGCCCTACGCCCCGGACGCGCCCAGGCTCCCCACGACGGCGCTCTCCGACCCCTCCGGGCACACGCTGGTGCTCGTGGTGAGCGACGGGGTGGGGGCGGCGTGGCGCGACGGGCGGATGGGCCGGGTGCTGGCGCGCTGGGCGGGGGTCGGCCCCACGGCGGTGGTGCACGCGCTGCCGCCCCGGCTGTGGGAGGGCTCCGGGATCCGGGCGCGGCGCTGGCAGGTGCGGACCCGCAGACCGGGCTCGGCCAATACGGACTGGACGGTCGCGGATCCGGTGCTGCCCGCCGCCCTGGCGCGGTTCGAGGGGGTTCCGGTGCCGGTGCTGGAACCGGACGCCGGACCGCTGGCCGACTGGGCCCGGCTGATCGCCTCCGCGAGCGGTACGGCCGTCCTGCCGCTGCTGGACCCGGGGCGCGGCGGCCCCCGCCCCACCCCGGCCGCCACATCCCCCGGCCCGGCCGCCGCCCCGACCCCGGCCGATGAGCTGAGCCGCGTGCAGCGCTTCCGGGACGCGGCGTCCCCGGAGGCGTACCGGCTGGCGGCCCATTTGGCCGCCGTGGCTCCGCTGCCGGTTCCGGTGATGCGGATGGTGCAGAAGGCGGTGGACGGCCGGACCGACACCGGACGTCTCGCCGAGGTGTTCCTGGGCGGGCTGATGCACCCCGTCGAACCGCCCGCCTCGGCGGGACCGGACCCGCTGCCGCCCGAACACCGTCCCTTCGCCTTCGCCGACGCGGCGCAGCGGGCCCTGCTGGGCGCGGTACCGCTGTCCGAACTGGTCGCGACCAGCAGGCTGATCGGCCAACGGCTGGAACAACTGGCGGGCCGCTCCCCCGACTTCCCGGCCTGGCTGGCCGACACGCGCGGCACCGACCGGCTTCCGGCCGGCGCCCGGCCGTTCAGCGCGCTGGAGCGACGGCTGGCGACCCGGCTGGGGGCGCCGTCGCTGCCGTCGGCGTTCGCGACCCCCACCGCAGCGCAGGAGTGGCGCCGCCCGGAACCCGGTGACCCGCCCACGCTCGGGCCGTACCGGCTGACGATGGCCGGGCCGCCGGGAGCGCGAGTCAATCCCTTTCTGGGCCAGGACGCCTACGGTGCGGAGGCCATCGTCCGGATCGCCCGCCATCTGCGCGGACAGCAAGCCGCCGACCTGCTGGGCGTGGAGGCAGAGGCACTGCGCCGGATGGACGGGCGCTACTCCCGGCGTCTGCTGCGCACAGGGCTGGGCGACGACGTTCCGTGGCTCGCGGAGGAAGCCTTCATCGGGGACCGGCTGGACTACATCCTGCGCGGCGACGCCGAGGGATGGGACCACCGGCTGGACGTCCTGCGCGGCGACGCCGAGCGATGGGACGACCGGCTGGACGAGGCCACCCGTACCGACCCCGGGCGGTGGGACGGGCGCACCGCCCTCGGGCTCGCCCGCCAAGTCGCGGACGCGGTACGGCTGTCCGAGGAGGCGGGCATGGTGCACGGTGACCTCACCATCAGCACCGTGCATGTCGCTGGTGCGGACATCCTCCTGACCGGCTGGTCATCGGCGTCCATCGACGGTGTGCCGTCGCCGGCACTCGGCGGCGACCGCCCGCCGACCCCCGAGGACAACGTCAGGGCGCTGGGCGACATCCTGGTGAGCCTCGGCGGCGGGGCGCCGACGCGTCGGCCCGCCCCGGGGCTCTATTTCATGCCGCGCTGGAGCAGTGCCGCCTGGGAGCCGCTCCGCGCCCTGGTGATGTCGTGCCGGGAGAGGCCCCACGGCCACACCGCGCACGAGGTCTGGGAGTTCCTCACGCACTTCCGGCCGGAGGCCGGGGCTCCGGAGCCCCGCGCCCGACGCCCCCGGACCGAGCGGCCCATCGTCTGCGCGCAGTGCGGCAGTCCGCTGGCCCCGGACGACCGCTTCTGCGATACCTGCGGTTCGGATGTCTTGACGGCCCCACCATCGTCGGCGCCACCCGACTCCGTTCGCGCCTCCCGCCCGGAGCCCGAGAGCGGCCTGCCGTCGATCAACGCGTATCGGGCCTACCGCAGGCTGGGTGGCAGTCGGGGGGAGGGCGTCTATCTGGCCCGTCGGCCGGGCGCGTCGAACGATGTGGTGATACGCATCGCCCCTGGCGGCACCGCCCAGGGCAGCGGGCGGCGACTGCGGGCCGAGGCGGACGCGCTGCGGCGGATGGCCGGGCACTACGCCCCCCGGCTCTTCGTCGACGCCTCCTCGCTCAACCCTCCGGGGCTCGTGGTGGAATGCGTCCGACTGCCCGACGGCTCCCCGGCCCCACCGCTGTCCTCGCTCATGGGCCGAAGGCCCGACGGCTCACCCCGGCTGGACGCCGTACACGCCGCCACCATCGGCCTCCGCATCGCCGAAGCGGTGAACATGTGCTCGCTGAAGGGCGTTGTGCCAGGGCCGCTCACGGCGGACACCGTGCTCGTCACCGACAGCACGGTGAAACTGATCGGCTGGACCGAGGCGAGTGTCGGCGACCGCCTCCAGGGAGCTCCCACCACCCCGGACAGCGTCTACGCCCTGGGCCAGATCCTCCGCACCCTGAGCGACACGCAGCCGACCGGAGAGCTCATCCGCACCATGGACCTGTGGCGCAACCCCCAGTTGCTCTCGACCATCTCCGCCTGTCTGGACGACCGGCCGAGCAGGCGACCGTCGGCGGGGCGGGTGGCGGACGTCTTCGTCCAGTGCCTGACGACCATGCCGACGTTCGGCCACGAGACGCTGTACGAGCTCGAGTCGACGGACGCCCAACTCCCGACGGACGCCCAACTCCCGGACGACTCGCCGCCGGACACCTCCGTCCCCGGCTCTCAGGTGCCGCTTCCGGAACAGCCCGAGGCCCCGCCCGCCCGCGCCGCGCGCCCCAGCCGTCTGACGACCATTCTCCGGAACGCCGGATTCGGCAGAAGTGCCCGGCGGCAACGTAAACGGAAGGTGATCCTGAGGGACCTGACGGTCTGTCACCGCATCGCGGTGATCAGCCACCCGATCGGGGTCGGGCGGACCGCGACGACCCTCGCGCTCGGCGCCATCTTCGCGACTGAGCGCGAGGAGCAGGTCCTCGCGGTCGACGCGATCCTCGGCGGCCGGGGTCTCACCCGTCGCGTTCGGCACGAGACCAGGGCGACCATCCGTGATCTGGCGCACAGCGATCCGTTTCCGGACGACCATGCGTCCCTGGAGCAATTCACCACACAGAAGCCGTCCGGACTCGAGATCCTCGCGGGGGACTATGACCAAAGGAGCCTGGGAACCCCCCGAGTCCCGGTCACCAACGAGGAGTACCGCCGCGTCATCGGGGCGCTGAGCAGGCACTACTCGATCATTCTCGCCGACTCGGACGCCGGCGCGTCCCGCACCGGCATGCGGGGCGTGCTCGACCTCGCCGACCAGCTCATCATCGTCACCACCCCGTCCGCGGAACTCACGAACAGCGCGCACACGATCCTGGACCGGCTGGCCGAGGACGGCCACGGGGACCTGGCACGAAACGCCATCACCGTGATCAGCACATCACACGAGACGTCCCAGCCCGACCCGAGAGAAGACCCGGTCACGGAGTTCCGGGCCCGTTGCCGCGACGTGGTCGTCGTGCCGTACGACGACCATGTGGCCGCTGGAAGGGAAATCGACCTCGAGCAGCTGGCGCCCAGGACCTTCGACGCCTACCTCGATCTCGCGGCGCTGGTCGCGGAGGGGTTCCCCGGGGCCCGGACATAG
- a CDS encoding AAA family ATPase has product MNPRDRHDWRLFRGDGVPRRVEMPPAPPWRRFDGGDQEAPGGEQAPSASGPAGPAPYLISPEHADVVNAALHLRRPLLVTGSPGTGKSSLAQAVAHEMGLGEVLRWPVNSRSTVQDALYRYDAIGRLRETALTRDRGEAEPDIGSFVRLGPLGTALVPNERPRVLLVDELDKGDVDLPNDLLTVFEEGEFEIPELARLPEDQSVVEVLTARAGERATVRRGRLVCEEFPVVVITSNGERDFPPAFLRRCVRLELPTPDEGRLRAIVTAHLGDDALEEVDQLLDAFLRRRAARELATDQLLNAVFLRAGGMDVTADGLLEAVLHRLGGAV; this is encoded by the coding sequence ATGAATCCACGGGACCGGCACGACTGGCGGCTGTTCCGGGGGGACGGCGTGCCCCGGCGCGTGGAGATGCCACCCGCCCCGCCGTGGCGCCGCTTCGACGGCGGGGACCAGGAAGCCCCCGGCGGGGAGCAGGCGCCGTCCGCTTCCGGTCCGGCGGGCCCGGCGCCGTATCTCATCTCGCCCGAACACGCCGACGTGGTCAATGCCGCCCTCCATCTGCGACGTCCGCTGCTCGTCACCGGCAGCCCGGGGACCGGCAAGTCCTCGCTCGCGCAGGCGGTCGCGCACGAGATGGGGCTGGGCGAGGTGCTGCGCTGGCCGGTCAACAGCCGTTCCACCGTGCAGGACGCGCTCTACCGCTACGACGCCATCGGGCGGCTGCGCGAGACGGCCCTGACCCGCGACCGTGGCGAGGCCGAGCCCGACATCGGCAGCTTCGTGCGGCTCGGACCGCTGGGCACCGCGCTGGTGCCGAACGAACGCCCCCGGGTGCTGCTCGTCGACGAACTCGACAAGGGCGATGTCGACCTGCCGAACGACCTGCTGACCGTCTTCGAGGAGGGCGAGTTCGAGATCCCCGAGCTGGCCCGGCTGCCGGAGGACCAGTCGGTGGTGGAGGTGCTCACCGCACGGGCGGGCGAGCGGGCCACGGTGCGTCGGGGCCGGCTGGTGTGCGAGGAGTTCCCGGTCGTGGTGATCACCAGCAACGGCGAGCGCGACTTCCCGCCCGCCTTCCTGCGCCGCTGCGTACGGCTGGAGCTGCCCACCCCCGACGAGGGGCGACTGCGCGCGATCGTCACCGCGCATCTGGGGGACGACGCGCTGGAGGAGGTCGATCAGTTGCTGGACGCCTTCCTCCGTCGGCGCGCGGCCCGCGAGCTGGCGACCGACCAACTGCTGAACGCCGTGTTCCTGCGGGCGGGCGGCATGGACGTGACGGCGGACGGGCTCCTGGAAGCGGTGCTGCACCGGCTGGGCGGGGCGGTGTAG
- a CDS encoding trypsin-like peptidase domain-containing protein, whose amino-acid sequence MGWFHAHGSLSRPAVSILAKADGRPAGAGVLLPRRHLLTCAHVVNSALGKDRLAPDHPGPVAVPVRLHGPEHTVEAEAELAVWIPPRTDDGGLGAFEWNGDLAVLRLSAALPPAIEPPRWHPMAQRQLVRAWHGSGEPGVFADAEVSECDGRFGYFDGAERALDIEPAYSGGPLWSNEEGAVVGLVTAKLRIQGTLRRAWGIPWQRVARELHDAGAGHLLPRQPEEDVRDHPGYAELVSLLDGPLPRSEGWIRSCRTVARQCGLGHRADGVPSADEFAHLLLTRGRALPALVEAVRGTAGTAGTAADDLLAIGRRCGLPKLLSPGEHERLLVLLRALPTAAAAGVPGAVRAALPLAALPAALLTGGDGGHGGDGGHCDEGRNSTGPAGRFEALIAHLEGLHGDSSPIDDGVMAVPGLLRAVEFVAAGCCPADQRTPLRRWNAAVARRLGVHDAAMTERRLEAEQWAQSASRGSAPRVVAKLDLCGAPSGGTSATAREEPERYRLRLWCDDGDGLRQVSDDSERPRGAEEVAQEIFAAVGSLRRPDPSGPRPVIELIVDRDALEVPVDRWKAAGPGAVLPMRLGTPYPLVVNCPELRELNGGTMLDQWRERWVRLDAEEPVHIDDATAPDPEAVCGLVMERLTARVTIDVAAHRRTGVVQMCLAAGIPVVLWDRSGEAGSPAVRHAAGVSTRELPEAVRTYRTKTLQRPEEYSGRPVLAWADAGRALPRLDLADPTE is encoded by the coding sequence ATGGGGTGGTTCCACGCGCACGGGTCCTTGTCGCGGCCCGCCGTATCCATTCTCGCCAAGGCCGACGGAAGACCGGCGGGCGCGGGCGTCCTGCTGCCCCGCCGCCATCTGCTGACCTGCGCTCATGTGGTCAACAGCGCCCTTGGAAAGGACAGGCTGGCCCCGGATCACCCGGGCCCGGTCGCCGTTCCCGTAAGGCTCCACGGACCGGAGCACACCGTCGAGGCCGAGGCCGAGCTGGCGGTCTGGATACCGCCCCGGACGGACGACGGCGGCCTGGGCGCCTTCGAGTGGAACGGCGACCTCGCCGTACTGCGGCTGTCCGCGGCCCTGCCGCCCGCGATCGAGCCACCGCGCTGGCACCCGATGGCCCAGCGGCAGCTCGTACGGGCCTGGCACGGCAGCGGTGAGCCGGGGGTCTTCGCCGATGCCGAAGTGAGCGAATGCGACGGGCGGTTCGGCTACTTCGACGGAGCCGAGCGCGCCCTGGACATCGAACCCGCCTACAGCGGCGGCCCGTTGTGGTCCAACGAGGAGGGCGCCGTCGTCGGGCTCGTGACGGCGAAGCTCCGCATCCAGGGGACGCTGCGCCGCGCCTGGGGAATCCCCTGGCAGCGCGTGGCGCGGGAGCTGCACGACGCCGGGGCGGGCCATCTGCTGCCCCGGCAGCCCGAGGAGGACGTACGCGACCACCCGGGCTACGCGGAGCTCGTCTCCCTGCTGGACGGGCCGTTGCCGCGGTCCGAGGGCTGGATACGCTCCTGCCGGACGGTCGCCCGGCAGTGCGGCCTCGGCCATCGTGCGGACGGCGTGCCCTCCGCCGACGAGTTCGCCCATCTGCTGCTCACCCGGGGGCGTGCCCTGCCCGCGCTGGTCGAGGCGGTGCGCGGCACGGCGGGCACGGCGGGCACGGCGGCCGACGACCTCCTCGCGATCGGACGCCGTTGCGGTCTGCCCAAGCTGCTCTCGCCGGGTGAGCACGAGCGGCTGCTGGTGCTGCTGCGCGCCCTGCCCACGGCCGCCGCGGCGGGTGTCCCCGGGGCCGTACGGGCGGCGCTGCCGCTGGCGGCCCTGCCCGCGGCGCTGCTCACCGGCGGTGACGGCGGACATGGCGGTGACGGCGGCCACTGTGATGAGGGCAGGAACAGCACCGGCCCCGCCGGGCGGTTCGAGGCTCTGATCGCCCATCTGGAGGGGCTGCACGGCGACAGCTCGCCGATCGACGACGGGGTCATGGCCGTGCCGGGGCTGCTGCGCGCCGTGGAGTTCGTGGCCGCCGGGTGCTGTCCGGCGGACCAGCGCACCCCGCTGCGGCGGTGGAACGCGGCGGTCGCCCGCCGCCTCGGCGTCCATGACGCCGCCATGACCGAACGCCGCCTCGAGGCCGAGCAGTGGGCACAGAGCGCCTCCCGGGGCTCCGCGCCCCGCGTCGTGGCGAAGCTGGACCTCTGCGGGGCTCCATCGGGTGGCACGTCGGCGACGGCGCGGGAGGAGCCGGAGCGGTACCGGCTGCGGCTGTGGTGCGACGACGGGGACGGGCTGCGCCAGGTGTCGGACGACAGTGAACGGCCGCGCGGCGCCGAGGAGGTGGCCCAGGAGATCTTCGCCGCCGTGGGCTCGCTGCGCCGACCCGACCCCTCGGGGCCACGGCCCGTCATCGAACTGATCGTGGACCGGGACGCCCTGGAGGTGCCCGTGGACCGCTGGAAGGCCGCGGGCCCGGGCGCGGTGCTCCCCATGCGGCTCGGCACTCCGTACCCCCTGGTCGTCAACTGCCCCGAGCTGCGGGAGCTGAACGGCGGCACCATGCTCGACCAGTGGCGGGAGCGCTGGGTCCGGCTGGACGCCGAGGAGCCCGTGCACATCGACGACGCCACGGCCCCGGACCCGGAGGCGGTGTGCGGGCTGGTCATGGAGCGGCTCACCGCCCGGGTCACCATCGATGTGGCGGCCCACCGGCGCACCGGTGTGGTGCAGATGTGTCTCGCCGCGGGTATTCCGGTGGTGCTGTGGGACCGGAGCGGGGAGGCGGGATCCCCGGCCGTGCGCCACGCGGCGGGGGTGAGCACCCGTGAACTGCCCGAAGCGGTACGGACCTACCGCACGAAAACCCTGCAGAGACCCGAGGAGTACAGCGGGCGGCCGGTGCTCGCCTGGGCCGACGCCGGACGGGCGCTGCCACGGCTGGACCTCGCGGACCCGACGGAGTGA
- a CDS encoding CU044_2847 family protein: MRNVTEHREIPLANGTTVRLELAPVGDASLEDAYGGVGGVTPVGRGAQAAVTLANASLNVILQGLGSVLEDVHDAVRSTPHPPQEFTVQFGVQVGQDLKLGIVGANGNANLTLSATWRPSERPEPTVPPQPPQPSRPGPSA; encoded by the coding sequence ATGAGGAATGTGACGGAACACCGTGAGATACCCCTGGCGAACGGCACCACCGTACGGCTGGAACTGGCCCCCGTAGGGGACGCCTCTCTCGAGGACGCGTACGGCGGCGTCGGTGGCGTGACCCCGGTGGGGCGCGGTGCGCAGGCCGCGGTCACGCTCGCCAACGCCAGCCTGAACGTCATCCTCCAAGGGCTGGGGTCGGTGCTGGAGGATGTGCACGACGCCGTCCGCTCGACTCCCCATCCGCCCCAGGAGTTCACCGTGCAGTTCGGGGTGCAGGTCGGCCAGGACCTCAAACTCGGCATCGTGGGCGCCAATGGGAACGCCAACTTGACGCTCTCGGCCACCTGGAGGCCGTCGGAGCGGCCCGAGCCGACGGTGCCGCCGCAGCCGCCACAGCCGTCCCGGCCCGGCCCCTCGGCCTGA
- a CDS encoding DNA-3-methyladenine glycosylase 2 family protein, whose translation MHTDTDRCLRAAQAKDARFDGWFFVAVVTTGIYCRPSCPVVGPKAENMRFHPSAAAAQQAGFRACKRCRPDASPGSPQWNERADLVARAMRLIADGVVDRDGVPGLAARLGYSTRQVERQLLAELGAGPLALARAQRAQTARLLIETSALPMADIAFAAGFASVRAFNETVREVFALSPTELRQRATRGPRTSVPGALTLRLPFRAPLCPDNLFGHLAATAVPGVEEWRDGAYRRTLRLPYGPGVVTLSPRPDHIACQLSLADLRDLAGAISRCRRLLDLDADPTAVDDLLRTDLQLAPLVDKAPGRRVPRAVDADEFAVRAVLGQQVSTAAARTHAGRLVAAHGEPVEDPGGGLTHLFPSVQALAGLDPETLAMPRTRRATLTGLVGALAEGRVALGVGSDWDDARAALGTLPGLGPWTVEVIAMRALGDPDAFVPTDLGVRRAAAELGLPATPGALTRHSARWRPWRAYAVQHLWATDAAHAINRLPAA comes from the coding sequence ATGCACACCGACACCGACCGCTGTCTCCGCGCCGCACAGGCGAAGGACGCCCGCTTCGACGGGTGGTTCTTCGTCGCCGTCGTGACCACCGGGATCTACTGTCGGCCGAGCTGTCCGGTCGTCGGGCCCAAGGCCGAGAACATGCGTTTCCACCCCAGCGCCGCGGCCGCCCAGCAGGCCGGGTTCCGGGCCTGCAAGCGGTGCCGTCCGGACGCCAGCCCCGGATCGCCGCAGTGGAACGAGCGCGCCGACCTCGTCGCGCGGGCCATGCGGCTGATCGCCGACGGCGTGGTGGACCGGGACGGGGTGCCGGGGCTGGCGGCCCGGCTGGGATACAGCACCCGGCAGGTCGAGCGGCAGTTGCTCGCCGAGCTCGGCGCGGGCCCGCTCGCGCTGGCCAGGGCGCAGCGGGCACAGACCGCGCGGCTGCTCATCGAGACCAGCGCGCTCCCGATGGCGGACATCGCCTTCGCGGCCGGGTTCGCCAGCGTCCGCGCGTTCAACGAGACCGTACGGGAGGTCTTCGCGCTCTCCCCGACCGAGCTGCGGCAGCGGGCCACCCGCGGGCCGCGCACCAGCGTGCCGGGGGCGCTCACCCTGCGGCTGCCGTTCCGGGCGCCGCTGTGCCCGGACAACCTCTTCGGGCATCTGGCCGCCACCGCCGTCCCCGGAGTCGAGGAGTGGCGCGACGGCGCCTACCGGCGGACGCTGCGGCTGCCGTACGGGCCCGGGGTGGTCACCCTGAGCCCACGGCCGGACCACATCGCCTGCCAGCTCTCGCTTGCCGACCTCCGCGACCTGGCCGGGGCGATCAGCCGCTGCCGACGGCTGCTGGACCTCGACGCGGACCCGACCGCCGTGGACGACCTGCTGCGTACGGACCTTCAACTGGCGCCGCTGGTCGACAAGGCCCCGGGGCGGCGGGTGCCGCGCGCGGTGGACGCGGACGAGTTCGCGGTGCGCGCCGTGCTCGGCCAGCAGGTGTCCACGGCCGCCGCCCGCACCCACGCCGGGCGGCTGGTGGCGGCGCACGGCGAGCCGGTGGAGGACCCGGGGGGCGGCCTGACCCACCTCTTCCCGTCCGTCCAGGCCCTCGCCGGGCTGGACCCCGAGACGCTGGCCATGCCCCGCACCCGCCGCGCCACCCTCACCGGGCTGGTCGGCGCGCTCGCCGAGGGCCGGGTCGCACTCGGCGTCGGCAGCGACTGGGACGACGCCCGCGCGGCCCTGGGCACGCTGCCGGGGCTCGGCCCCTGGACCGTCGAGGTGATCGCGATGCGCGCCCTCGGCGACCCGGACGCCTTCGTCCCGACCGACCTCGGGGTGCGGCGCGCCGCCGCCGAACTGGGACTGCCCGCCACGCCCGGCGCCCTCACCCGCCACTCGGCACGCTGGCGCCCCTGGCGCGCGTACGCCGTCCAGCACCTCTGGGCGACGGATGCCGCCCACGCCATCAACCGCCTGCCCGCGGCGTGA
- a CDS encoding methylated-DNA--[protein]-cysteine S-methyltransferase, producing MHRTHTVVDSPYGPLTLVATGPQLSGLYMVEQRHRPPEETFGAPGGPDDAPFAETVRQLAAYFEGELTAFDLPLHLDGTPFQRRVWAELRRIPYGGTWSYGQLADHIGQPTASRAVGLANGKNPVGIIVPCHRVVGSSGSLTGYGGGLDRKRRLLEFEARQQLPGLF from the coding sequence GTGCATCGCACCCACACCGTCGTAGACAGCCCCTACGGCCCCCTCACCCTCGTGGCCACCGGCCCGCAACTGTCCGGCCTCTACATGGTCGAGCAACGCCACCGCCCGCCCGAGGAGACCTTCGGCGCGCCCGGCGGCCCCGACGACGCCCCCTTCGCCGAGACCGTCCGCCAGCTCGCGGCCTACTTCGAGGGCGAGTTGACCGCGTTCGACCTGCCGCTGCACCTGGACGGCACGCCCTTCCAGCGGCGCGTCTGGGCCGAGCTGCGGCGCATCCCGTACGGCGGGACGTGGTCGTACGGGCAGTTGGCCGACCACATCGGGCAGCCGACCGCGTCCCGTGCCGTGGGCCTGGCGAACGGCAAGAACCCGGTCGGCATCATCGTCCCCTGCCACCGCGTCGTCGGCTCCAGCGGCAGCCTCACCGGCTACGGCGGCGGCCTGGACCGCAAGCGGCGGCTGCTGGAGTTCGAGGCGCGGCAGCAACTGCCCGGCCTCTTCTGA